CGGGCAGCGCGAACCCAGGGGCGAAGGTGTTGGCGCTGGTCGCGGGTATGACCGCGGGGGCCGACTCCATCGATGACATGGACCTGTTGCGCCACGGCGGGATGGGCAAATTGTTCCAGGATGCGCGTGCGCCCTCGACGCTGGGCACGTTCCTACGCGCGTTCACCTTCGGGCATGTCCGCCAGCTCGACGCGATCGCCTCCCGCTTCCTGACCCGTCTGGCCGGGCAGGCCCCGGTGCTGGCCGGTGCCGGTCAGATCGCCTACGTCGATATCGACGACACGATCAAGGAGACCTACGGGTACGCCAAGCAGGGCGCCGGGTACGGCTACAACAAGGTCAAGGGCCTCAACGCGCTGATCGCGACCGTGGCCACCCCGGTGGCCGCGCCGGTGATCGTGGGCACGCGGCTACGCCGGGGCCCGGCCAACAGTGCACGCGGGGCGGGCAAGTTCGTCGCCGATTCCCTCGCCGCCGCCCGGACGGCCGGCGCCGGCGGGGTGGTGATCCTGCGCGCCGATTCGGCCTACTACAGCCGTGAGGTGGCCGCCGCGGCGGGCCGGGCCGGTGCCCACTTCTCGTTGACCGCGCGGATGAACCCGGCGATCACGGCCGCGATCACCAGCATCGACGCGCAGGCCTGGACCCCGATCCGGTACCCGAACGCGATCTGGGACGAAGACGAGGGCCGGTTGATCTCTGATGCCCAGGTCGCCGAGATCCCCTTCACCGCGTTCACCTCCCGTCCCAAGGCCGAGCACATCAGCGCACGGCTGATCGTGCGCCGCGTCAAACGGCTCAACCCCGCAGCCACCAGGGCCGGGCAGGACGAACTGTTCGCCACCTACCGGTACCACGCCGTCTTCACCGACTCGCCCCTGAGCATGCTCGAGGCCGAGAAGGCCCACCGCGCCCACGCCATCATCGAGGGCGTCCACGCCGATCTACGCGCCTCGGCCCTGGCCCACGCGCCCTCGGGCAAGTTCACCGCGAATGCGGCCTGGCTCGTGCTGGCCGCGATCGCGTTCAACCTCACCCGCGCCGCCGGGACCCTGGCCTCCCTCTTCCACGCCCGGGCCACCACCGCGACCATCCGAGACCACCTCATCCGCGTCCCCGCCCGGATCGCGTCCTCGGCACGACGGCTGATCATGCACCTACCCCGGAACTGGGCCCACCAAGGCCCCTGGGAAGCGCTCTATGTCGCTGCCTGCGGGCCACCCCCAGCCCCGGCGACCTGACCACCAGCCCCCACGGGCACGACCGGAACACAAGTGGAAAAGCCGGGCAGACCGGCAGCCCCGCCACGCCCACACGACCCGACCCGCCAGAACCCGGCCCTCACACCCTCACCACGACCCGGACGGTGGATCCAGGCTGAACGCCTGATCCGCCGGCCCCTCCTGATTCGACTGTGGCACCCATCGATCGATGGGTGCCACAGTCGTGTCGTCTCAGGTCCAGGTCCAGGTCCAGGTCCAGGTTCAGGTTCAGGTCCAGGTCCAGGTCCAGGTTCAGGTCCAGGTACAGATCACCGACCGCCGACCACCGACCGCCGACCGCCGAGCCCGCGTACGCGCATGCGCGGGTGTGCGCCGGAGTGTCGGAGCGTCGGAGTGTGGAAGTGCCGGGAACGAGTCGGGCACCGCTCCCTCGTGGGAAGCGGTGCCCGACCGTGGCAGCCTCAGCCGTCGGCGCGGCGCCTCGCATGCGCGAGTGCGATCCCCGCCAGGGCCGTCAGTGCGGCCAGGAGGAGGACTGTGCCCACCTGGACGCCCGTCGCGGACAACTGAGTGGGAGGAACCTGGCTCGGGGCGTCCGGTGCGGCGGCACCGGCCTCCCGGTCGCGATCCTCGCGCGCGTCGTCAGCGGCTGCGGACGCACCGCCGGAATCCGCGTCCGATTCCGTGGCCGAGGCTCCACCGGCACTCGACTCCGCCGGCGCCCCGGTGTCACCGGAGCCACCCGCGGTCGCGGCGCTCAGACCTTCGGTGTCGGTCGTCCCGTGGGCGCCGGTTCCGCCGGTTCCGCCGGTGTCGGCGGTACCGCCGGACGCCGAGCCGTCATCCGGGTCGGACGAGGCGTCCGACCCGCCAGCACCGCCGGTGTCGGCCGACCCGGCCGGGCCGGTGCCGCCGGTGCCCTCGCTGTCGTCGGCCCCACTGGTCCCGTCGGTGCCCGCGTCGGCCCCGTCGCTGTCGGAGGCGCCGCCGATTTCGGAGGTTCCTTCGGTGCCCGAGTCGGCCCCGTCAGTGCCCGAGTCGGTGCCGTCACTGCCGTCGGTGCCGTCGGTGCCGTCGGTTCCGCCGGTATCGGACGTGCCGTCGGCGTCGGCCGTGCCCTCCGAGCCGTCGTCCCCGCCGCCCTCGTCCCCGCCGCCCTCGACCACGGCCACCTGCACGCGCGGATCGGCCGTGAGGCCCGCGGAATTGGCCAGGCTCACCTCGAGCCCCGCCCACACGACCGAACCCGCCGGCGCGTCCACCCGTGCCGAGGCGCTGATCGTCACCGGCGTGCTCGGCGCCACCGCTGACGGGAGCACCACCTGATAGCTGCCGTCCGCGCCGAGAACGACCGTACCCAGGCTCGACTCGGGGGCGGCGGTCAACTCCAGTCCGGGACCGGTCACGACGGTGATCACGCCGTCGCGGACGGGGGCCGTCCCGGCCGTCACGGTCGCGGTCAGGTCGACCGGGGAGTCGCTGCGGGCGGTCGCGGCCGTCGTCGTCAGATCCGCGGTGAGCGTGGACACCGGCGCGAACCTGATCTTCCCGGTGTTCGCGTTCGCGTCCCACGTCTGCAGCGCCTGGCCGAACGTGCGGGCGAACTCGTACTGCCCGGCCGCGTTCGCGGCGCCGATGCCGGTGAGCGCCGGATCGTCACCGGGCGAGCCGAGCCAGGAGGCGGGGACGTGGCCCTGATTGCGGAGCAGCCAGTCCGTGCCGAGGTCGACGAGCAGCACCGACTCCGTGACGGCGACCGCGCGCGCGGCGGCGAGGTGGCCGTCGTCCGTCCCCGCCTGGGCGAGCACGAGGATCGGCACGGCGCCGTCCGTGCGCACCCGCTCGATGAGCGTGATGAGGTCGGCGCGGTAGTCCGCCACGTCCGAGGCCTCGGCGCCCGTGACGATCGAGACGATCCCCGCTCCGGCATCCCCGATGCGGCGGTCGTAGTCGGCGAGCAACTCGGCCACGGTGCTCGACGTCTCCGTCGTGTCCACGACGAAGCTCGAGCGGTGAGTCCGCTCCCACCGCTGCCGCTCCTCGAGGTGGCCGACCCAGTCCCGCGCACCGCCCGTGCGCGGCACGCCCGGGCCGAGATCGCCGGTGAACAGCCAGGTCGAGTCCCGGTCGACCAGGGTGCGCAGCGCGGCGGCGTCCGCCGGGGCGAACGTGGCGCCGTCGATGCCCATGGAGCTGAGCGCCCCCGTGCCGAGCACGACGTTCCAGGCGGACACCCGCCGGATCTCGCCCGTGAACGGGTCCGTCACCTCGTCGCCGGCCACGAGGCCGCCGATGACGAACCGATCGAGGTCGGCGATATCCGCCACGAACGCGCGTCCCGGCTCCACGAGCACGGGGATCGCGTCCACGAAGATCGTCAGGTGGCCGTCCTGGCTGCCGACCGAGATGAGGTGCCGGTTCCCGTCGTTGTACCGCGATTCCGTGCGCACGTCGGCGAGCACCTCGCCGCCGCTCACGACCCGGTAGGTGACGCGGCCGTCGTCCATACCCACGGCGAGGGAGTCGCCCGGGTGCGCGGAGCTGCCGAGGCTGAGCAGCGTGCCCGTGCCGGTCGACGTGGTCGAGGCGTACAGCTGGATGGAGCCCTCGCGCCGGCCCTCGATCCAGGAGATGTGCAAGCTCTGATCCACCGGGGTGGTGCCGTCGAGGACCGGATCGGCGAACGTCCAGCCGTAGGTCTGCGTGCGGCCCTGTGCCGGGCGCCGAGTGCGTTCGGCCGGCTCGGTCGTGACCGCCTGCCGCAGCGTGACCGGCTGCGCGGCCGCCACCGTGTTCGTCGCCGTGGCGAGCGCGGTCGAGACCAGCTCGTGCTCGGCTGCGGGCGCCGTCGCCGTGAGCTCGACCGTGAGCGCGGATCCCGCCGCGATCGCGCTGTTCGAACGGACGACGTAGGTCCCGTCTCCCCGCTGCGTCACCTCGGCGCCGGGGCTCGTCTCGAGCGCCCCGGTGACCGTGAGCGCCGGATCGGGTGTCAGTTCCAACTCGACACCGCGGGCGGGGTAGTCGCCGGGCCGCACGGTGGCCGTCATCGTGACCGTGCCGCCCGGTGCGATCCCGACCTGGGAGCTGGTCAGTTCGGTCGCGAGCGAGGTCGCGGGCACGGGCGGGGCGGAGGTCGGGGGCACCGACAGCGAGGCGAAGGCGCTCGCCGGGTCGAGCAGCCCGACGGAGCGGAGGAAGTGCCGGGCGAACTCGTAGTGTCCCTGCCCGCCCGGGTGGATCGAGTCGCCCCACCAGCCGGCCGGCACAGTGCCGTCGTTGCGGCGGAGCCAGTCGGTGTACATGTCCACGACGAAGACGCGCTGCTCGGCGGCCACCTGGCGGACGGCGGCGACGTACTGCGAGTAGGCCGCGCGGTTGCCGCCGTCGCCGCCGCGGATCGGTTCGGAGGTGGCGAAGATCGGGATCGCGCCGCCGGTGCGGATCGTGGTCGCGACCTCGGTCAGCTGCTCCCGGAACGTCGGGATACCGCTCGCGCCGCCGAGGTGGACGACGTCGTTCATGCCGATCATGATCGTGACGGCGGCCGGGTCCCATCGGCTCACCCGGTTCGTCCAGTCCTCGAGGATGTCGCGGGCGGTGTTGCCGGAGACGGCGGTGTTGACCACGCGGTGCTCGGCGCCCGGGAACTCCGCGCGGAGGTAGGAGTCGACGTGTTCGGACCAGGACCTCCAGCCGAAGGTCCACAGCGCGCCGTGGGTGATCGAGTCGCCGGTGAACACGAGCGTGTCGTCCGCATCGGGATCCGCGAGCAGGTTGCGGACGGCCCCGACGTCGGGCAGGACGGCCTCGGCGGGAATGCCCTTGGCCCCCGCCTGGGCGGCCAGGTCGGCCGAGCCGAGCGGCTGGTCGTAGGCGGTGACCCGCCAGATCGTGCCCGTGAACAGGTCGGTGCCGACCGGGTCGGAGGCGCTGAGCCGCCCGCCGAAGGTGAAGGAGTTCGCGCCCGGCACGGCGGCGGCGAAGGCGGTGCCGGCGGCGGAGAGGACGGGGGAGGCGTCGACGTCGATCGTCACCCTGCTCCCCGCGACGGCCACCTGCACGAGATGTGGTGAACCGTCGTTGAACGCCCCGGGGGAGACCACGTCGGTGAGCACGGCTCCGGCCCGCACCACCCGGTAGGTGAGCCGGCCGGCGTCGTCGAGCCCGAGTGTGAGGTGGGAGTCGTCGCGGGTGGTGTCGCTCAGGGCCAGGAGCGTGCTCGCGTCCGTGGCGGTCGTGGCGAAGGCGACCTGGAACGAACCGGACTCGAGGGAGTCGACCAGCCCGACGTTCACGCTGCGGTCGAGGACGGCGGTGCCGTCGAAGACCCGGTCCTCGGCGTTCAGGCCCCAGCCGAACGTCATGGACGGCGTGGGGGCCGGCGCGGCGGCCTGCGCCTGCGGGGGCGCGGCGGGTGGCGCGGTGGGGCCGGTCGCGCCGGCGGTGACGGCGGTGACTCCCATCAGGAGTCCGACGGCCGAGGCCAGGGCGATAAGGGATCGGGGGGCTGTCATGCGCCACTCCTCTATACGACATCGTATGTGGGACGTCCTGACTCTATCGCACACTCGTGCTCACCGGAGCCGACGCCTTATGAGCGTTCGGGTGTGCCGGGCCGGTCGACCTGGGCCGGCGGCCCCGGGGTCAGTCGCTCATCCGGGTGAGCACGAAGACCGGGATGAGCCGGTCGGTCTTCTCCTGGTAGGACGCGTAGGGCGGGAAGGCGTCGACGGCGCGGGCCCACCAGCGGGCGCGCTCGGGGTCGGAGACCTCCCGGGCGATGTAGTCGTGCCGGTCGGCGCCGTCCTGCAGTTCGACCTGCGGATGCGCGACGAGGTTGTGGTACCAGGCCGGGTGGTTCGGCGCGCCGCCCTTGGAGGCGATCACCGCATACTCGCCCTCGTGTTCGACGCGCATGACCGGCGTCTTGCGCAACCGGCCCGATCGGGCGCCGATCGACGTGACGAGCACGACCGGGCGCCCGTGCAGGGTCGTGCCCTTCGTCCCGCCGGAGCCCTCGTAGAGCTCCGCCTGCTCACGCGCCCAGGCCGCGGCCGGATCCGAACTCGGTTCGTAGGTTCCCTCGAGTGGCATGAGTCCAACCTAGCCCCGGCGCCCGGCGCGGGCCCTGTGGGCCCCGTGGGCCCCGTGGGCCCTGTCGGCCCGGTGGGGTCTGCGCCGGCCCGAGCTACCCCGCCGGTTCCAGCTGCACGGGCACGCGGCCCGCGGACCCGGCCCCGAACATGAGGATCGGGCCCTCGGGCGTGCACTCGAACGGTGCGGACGCAATGGGCACGGAGTCGAGCAGGTCGCCCGCCGCGGCGCCGCCGTCGATCGACTGACCGCCGACCTCGATCGTCAGCTCGAGGTTGTTCTCATCGCCGCTCGTGCTGATCACGCCGTCCTCGGCCGTGTAGCTGCCGCTCACCGAGCCGGTCGTGATGCCGCTCGCGCGCTGGCCCGCGATGTCCATCGTCAGGGTGAAGTCGGGGGTGTAGGTGTACCGGTCGGCCGTGAACGTCAACCCGGTGCCGCCCTCGATCGCGAAGCCGGCCGGAACCTCGAGCGAGTCGTAATACCCCTGGAGGGTGTCCTGCGAGACCTGCCACTCGCCGATGAGGCACTCGGCCCCGGCCGGGGCGAGCGTGGTCGGGTCGGTGGTCGGCTCGACCGGTTCGGTCACCGGCTCCGTCGTGGCGGACGGCTCGTCGACACCGCCCGTCGTCGCGGCCCCGGCGTCGGGCCCGCTCGGCCCGCTCGGCCCACTCGGCCCGCTCGGCGCGGTGCATGCGCCGAGGGCGAGCAGCAGCATTCCCATGCCGGCCGCCACGGAGCCACGCACCACGCGCCGGGAAGGGGACCGCCTCGTCGAGATCATGAGCACACCGTAGTGCATCGGCACCCGCGCGCTGCTGACAATTCTTCACCGAACCGTCGCCACGGCGGGGCTCGGGGGGCTAGGGTGCTCGCACTGGGCGGATCACTGTCGATAGCTAGGACAAGCACATGAGACTCGGCACCATGACGGCCGGTCGCGCATCGTGGCGCGGACCGGCGGCGGCCCTCGGGGTCGCAGCACTGGCCCTCGCGGGCGTGGCCACCGCGGTTCCCGCGGCGGCGGACATCGACGGGGACACCCTCACGGTCGACCTCGTCGGCGTCAACGACTTCCACGGGCGGATCGACGAGGGCCTCAAGGTCTCCACCGATGCCGACGGCACCGTGACGATCGCGGACGAGAACACGGGGGCGGCCGCCAGGCTCGCCGCGGCCGTCGAGGACGTCCGGGCCGACAACGCCGACACGGTCTTCGTCGGCGCCGGCGACCTCTTCGGAGCCTCGACGTTCACCTCGATGATCGGCGACGACATCCCCACGACCGACGTCTTCAACGCCATGGGGCTCGACGTCTCCTCGGTCGGCAACCACGAGTTCGACCAGGGGATAGCCACGCTGAAGGAGCGGATCGACGGCACGGGGGACTTCGCCGGCCACGCGCTCGACTGGCCCTACCTCGGCGCCAACGTCTACGACGAGAGCACAGGGGACCCGGCGCTGCAGGAATACGACGTGATCGAGACCGCCAACGGCGCGAGCATCGCGTTCATCGGGGTCGTCACCCAGGAGACGCCCTCGCTCGTGACCCCGGCGGGGATCGCCGGCCTGGACTTCGGCGACCCGGCCGACGCCGTCGACCGGGTGATCGAGGAGAACACCGAGGTGGCGGACGCGGACGCGATCGTCGTCCTCATCCACGACGGCGGCGCGAACGCCGCCGCGGTGACGGACACGGCCACCCACTTCGGGCGATTCGTGCAGGACATGGCCGACCGCGGCGACATCGCGGGAATCTTCTCCGGCCACACCCACGTCATGTACGAGGTCGCCGTCGACGGCATGCCGGTGATCCAGACCGGCTCCTTCGGTGCGAACCTCGGCCGGATCACGCTGTCGTTCGCCGTCACCGGCAGCGGCGACACCCGGGAGCTCAGCCTCTCCGGGGCCGCGAGCGACATGATCCCGCTCTCCTGGAAGGACGACGAGGGCGCGACCGTCTACTACCCGGTGCCCGAGGGCAACGACGTGGTCGACGCGGTCAAGGACGTCGTGCGGACCGCGGTCGAGGCGGCCGAGGAATTGGGCGGTCAGGTCATCGGCCACGTGAGCGACGACCTCAACCGCGCCGTGCAGAGCGAGGTGGATGCCGAGACCGGCGAACCGATCGAGAACCGGGGTGGGGAGTCGACGATCGGCAACCTCATCGCCGATGCCCAGATCTGGGCGATCGACGAGCAGGCGGCCACGGACGACCTGCCGGTCGTCGCGTTCATGAACCCCGGCGGCATTCGCACCGACATCAAGTACGGCACCGACGGCACGGTCACCTACAAGCAGGCCGCCACCGTGCAGCCGTTCGCGAACACGCTCAACACATTCGATCTCACCGGCGCCCAGATCAAGCAGGTGCTCGAGGAGCAGTGGCAGCCTGAGGGCGCCAGCCGCCCGTTCCTCAAGCTCGGCCTGTCCGGCATGTGGTACTTCTACGATCCGGCCGCCCCGACGGGCGAGCACATCACCTACGTCGAGATCGGCGGCGAACAGCTCGACCCCGACGCCACCTACCGGGTCGTGGCCAACAACTTCCTCGCCTCGGGCGGCGACAACTTCACCACCCTCGGCGAGGGGGCGGACTACGCCGACTCCGGCATCGTGGATCTCGCGGCGTTCGTCGACTATTTCAAGGCCGCCGAGGCGGCGGGCGAGGTGGTCACGCCGGACTACGACCAGCGCGCGATCGGGGTGCACTGGAACACGAGCCAGGAGGACACCTACCGGGTGGGGGAGGAGATCTCCCTCGACCTGTCCTCGATGCTGTTCAGCACGAACGAGCCGAAGCCCGAGGTGCTCGGCCTGGCGCTCGTCAACCCCGACACGGAGGAGACGGTCGACCTCGGCACCACCCCGCTCGACCCGAGCATCGTCGACACCACCGACGAGGTCGGCCGGGCCCAGGTGCGCCTCACGGTGCCCGAGATCGACGGGCTCGGCGAGGATCCGCAGGCCTGGCGCCTGCAGGTGACCGACGCGGTCAACGGGTACTCGGTCTGGTTCGGCGTCGCCCTCACCGCCGCCGCGGCGAGCCCGACCCCGACGGACACCGCCTCGCCGACGCCGACGCCGACGACCTCGGCGACGCCGGCGCCGACACCCTCGGTCACCGTGCCGGGCGGTTCGATGCCCGACACGGGCGCGGATGTCGACCTCGCCGCGATCGTGGGAGTGCTGCTCCTGCTCAACGGCGCGGCCGCGGTCGCGGTGGCGCGCCGCCGCCGCAGCAGCGCCCGCGACTGAGCGTGCGAGGGTGGGGCCGGGCGCGGGTGATCAGGGTGCCCGGCCCCACCGTCCGACCCGGCCCCACCCCGTCCGGCCCGTGTCCGCGGGAGGATCTAGGCTCGTGCCCATGACGCCCGACCAGCTCGCGCTCATCCGCACCCTCGGCACGCCCGCCCCGCACCCGGACGGCGGCTGGGCCGCGGTGGCCGTCACCGGCGCGGACCTGGCGGCGGACGCCTACCGCAGCCGGCTCTGGCGGGTCGACCTCGCGACCGGCGATCTCACCCCGCTCACCCACGGCGAGCTCGACACGGCCCCGGTCTGCTCGCCGGACGGTCGCCGGCTCGCCTTCTTGCGCGCCGGTGCGGACGGCCTGCCGCAGGTCGCGGTCATGCCGACCGGCGGCGGCGAGCCGCTCGTGCTCACCGATCACGAGTGCGGGGTGAGTGGTCCGCTGCGGTTCTCCGCGGATTCGACCCGGCTCGCCTACGCGGCGCGCGTTCCCGAACCGGGCCGCTACGGAACCGACGCGGCGGTCGATGCCCACGCCGAGCCGCCCCGGCACATCACCCACCTCGACTACCGCGCCGAGGGCACCGGCTTCCACCTCGACCGGCCCGAGCGCGTGTTCACCCTCACCCTGCCCGGCCCGCTCGATCCCCAGGCCGATCCGCAGGCCGATCCAGCGCCTCTGGACGACGTCGCCCGCCCCGCGCGCGCCGGCGCACCCACCCGACCGGTCGCCGTCACGAGCGGGGCCGGTGCGTTCCGGGCGCCGATCTGGTTCGGCGAGGATCTGCTCGCGCTGCGCGAGGTGCGCGGCGCGCACCATTGCGAGCTCGTGCGCATCCGCCCGGACGGCACGGCGAGCGTGGTCGACACCGGTGCGTGGATCGTCGGCGGCCTCGTGCGCGACCTCACGCACGAGCGGCGCGTCTGGCTGCTGCTCGCCGACTACGGGCCGGACCGCACCGACTTCATCGGCAAGCGGGCCGCGCTCGCCTCCGCGGACCTCGTGGGCACGGAACTGATCGACCTTCGGGTCCACACGGACCCGCAGGCCGGCGGGCTCGTCGCGGACGGATTCTGCGCCGTCCAGGGAGGAGTCGTGATCGCCCGGGAGCGCCGGGGAAGCGTCGAGCTGCTCCGCTACGACGGCGAGCTCACGAGCATGCTCTCCGGCCCCGTCACGGTCACGTCGGCCGCGGGGATCGGGACCTCGGCGGGCGCGCTTGCGGTCGCCGCCGGGATCGGCTCGGCCGGCGACCTGTGGCACATCGGGGCCGACGGCGAGGCCCGCCAGGTGACCGACCTGTCGGCACGGCTGCGCCGGGAGGCGGGCGTGTTCACACCGGCCGAACTCGAGGTGAGCGCCGCGGACGGCTACCCGGTCCACGGTTGGGTGACCCAGCCGGCGGGCGAGGGCCCCCACCCCGTGCTCCTGCTCATCCACGGCGGGCCCCACGCCGCCTACTCGCCCACCTACTTCGACGAGGTCCAGGCCTACACGGCGGCGGGCTATGCCGTCGTGTTCTGCAACCCCCGCGGCTCCGCCTCCTACGGGCAGGCACACGGGCGCGCCACGATCGGCGGCTGGGGGCGGCTCGACGCGCAGGATGTGCTCGCCTTCCTCGACGGCGCCCTCGCCGCCCACCCCCGGCTCGACCCGGGCCGGGTCGGCGTCATGGGCGGCTCCTACGGCGGCTACCTCACGGCCTGGCTCACGACGATCGACCACCGCTGGCACGGCGCGATCGTCGAGCGCGGATTCCTCGACCCGGTCTCCTTCGAGGGATCGAGCGATATCGGCTGGTTCTTCGGGCTGCAGTACCTGGGCAGCGACCCGGAGCTCGTGGCCGCGCAGTCGCCGATGGCCGCGATCGGCCGGGTGCGCACGCCCACGCTCGTCATCCACTCCGAGCACGACTGGCGCTGCCCCCTCGAACAGGGGCAGCGCTGGTTCGTCGGGCTCAAACGGCGGGGCGTGCCCGCCGAGTTCCTTCTCTTCCCGGGCGAGGGCCACGAACTCTCCCGGTCCGGGCGGCCGGCGCACCGCCGCGCCCGGTTCGACCACATCCTCGCGTGGTGGCAGCGCCACCTGCCGGTGACCGAAGGAGCCGCACGATCATGAGCATCCGCCGAGTGAATCCCGCCCACGCCGCCGAGGCGTTCGCCGCGAGCGAGCGGCTGGGGGAGGAGGCGAAGACCGCCGCGCTCGCCGCCGGCCTCGACCTGCGCGCGATCGAACTCATCCGGCTGCGCTGCTCCCAGCTCAACGGCTGCGCCATGTGCCTCAAGGCGCACACCGCCGCGGCGCTCGCGGCCGGCGAGACCGTCGAACGCATCGGCGTGCTCACGGCGTGGCGCGAGACCCGCTACTTCTCCGACGTCGAGCGGGCGTGCCTCGAGCTGGCCGAGGCGGTCACCCTGGTCGCGCAGCGGCATCTGGACGACGACGGCTACACGGCCCTCGCGGCGGTGCTCGCCCCCGAGCAGATCAGCGCGGCCACCTGGGTCGCGATCGCGATCAACGACTCCAACCGGATCTGGATCCACGCCGACCGGCCGGTGCACCCGCCGCGGGAGCAGCCCTCCGGGTCGTGACCGGGGGCTACCGCCCGGCGCGCCCGGGAGCATCGACCGCGGCCTCGACGAGGCGCAGGTCGGGGTACTTCGCCCTCCGGGCGTCACCGGTGGAGGCCCGACGGAGCCTGCGCGTCGCCCACGGGTAGACGTCGCGCCGAAGCCAGGCTGCGTCGTCCCGCAGCTGCGCGAGCGAGGCGACGGTTTCGCCGGGCCCGCGCGGGAGCTCCCAGCCCGGATCGCCCGGCGGGAGGCCGAGCGCCACGAGGCCCGCCTGCGCGACCCGGCGGTGCCCCTCGGGGCTCAGGTGGATCCGGTCCTCGGCCCACATGCGCCGGTCCCGCAGCGAGCGCATCCCCCACAGGTCGATGACCGCGGCGCCGTGCCGGTGGGCGATCGACCACAGGTCGGCGTTGTAGATCGCGATCTTGTGTCGCAGCGCCCCGAGCAGGGCCAGCCCGCGGGTGTCCATGCCGGTGGCCAGGAGCACCCGGGTGCCCGTGGC
The window above is part of the Pseudactinotalea sp. HY158 genome. Proteins encoded here:
- a CDS encoding GDSL-type esterase/lipase family protein; translated protein: MTAPRSLIALASAVGLLMGVTAVTAGATGPTAPPAAPPQAQAAAPAPTPSMTFGWGLNAEDRVFDGTAVLDRSVNVGLVDSLESGSFQVAFATTATDASTLLALSDTTRDDSHLTLGLDDAGRLTYRVVRAGAVLTDVVSPGAFNDGSPHLVQVAVAGSRVTIDVDASPVLSAAGTAFAAAVPGANSFTFGGRLSASDPVGTDLFTGTIWRVTAYDQPLGSADLAAQAGAKGIPAEAVLPDVGAVRNLLADPDADDTLVFTGDSITHGALWTFGWRSWSEHVDSYLRAEFPGAEHRVVNTAVSGNTARDILEDWTNRVSRWDPAAVTIMIGMNDVVHLGGASGIPTFREQLTEVATTIRTGGAIPIFATSEPIRGGDGGNRAAYSQYVAAVRQVAAEQRVFVVDMYTDWLRRNDGTVPAGWWGDSIHPGGQGHYEFARHFLRSVGLLDPASAFASLSVPPTSAPPVPATSLATELTSSQVGIAPGGTVTMTATVRPGDYPARGVELELTPDPALTVTGALETSPGAEVTQRGDGTYVVRSNSAIAAGSALTVELTATAPAAEHELVSTALATATNTVAAAQPVTLRQAVTTEPAERTRRPAQGRTQTYGWTFADPVLDGTTPVDQSLHISWIEGRREGSIQLYASTTSTGTGTLLSLGSSAHPGDSLAVGMDDGRVTYRVVSGGEVLADVRTESRYNDGNRHLISVGSQDGHLTIFVDAIPVLVEPGRAFVADIADLDRFVIGGLVAGDEVTDPFTGEIRRVSAWNVVLGTGALSSMGIDGATFAPADAAALRTLVDRDSTWLFTGDLGPGVPRTGGARDWVGHLEERQRWERTHRSSFVVDTTETSSTVAELLADYDRRIGDAGAGIVSIVTGAEASDVADYRADLITLIERVRTDGAVPILVLAQAGTDDGHLAAARAVAVTESVLLVDLGTDWLLRNQGHVPASWLGSPGDDPALTGIGAANAAGQYEFARTFGQALQTWDANANTGKIRFAPVSTLTADLTTTAATARSDSPVDLTATVTAGTAPVRDGVITVVTGPGLELTAAPESSLGTVVLGADGSYQVVLPSAVAPSTPVTISASARVDAPAGSVVWAGLEVSLANSAGLTADPRVQVAVVEGGGDEGGGDDGSEGTADADGTSDTGGTDGTDGTDGSDGTDSGTDGADSGTEGTSEIGGASDSDGADAGTDGTSGADDSEGTGGTGPAGSADTGGAGGSDASSDPDDGSASGGTADTGGTGGTGAHGTTDTEGLSAATAGGSGDTGAPAESSAGGASATESDADSGGASAAADDAREDRDREAGAAAPDAPSQVPPTQLSATGVQVGTVLLLAALTALAGIALAHARRRADG
- a CDS encoding bifunctional UDP-sugar hydrolase/5'-nucleotidase, with protein sequence MRLGTMTAGRASWRGPAAALGVAALALAGVATAVPAAADIDGDTLTVDLVGVNDFHGRIDEGLKVSTDADGTVTIADENTGAAARLAAAVEDVRADNADTVFVGAGDLFGASTFTSMIGDDIPTTDVFNAMGLDVSSVGNHEFDQGIATLKERIDGTGDFAGHALDWPYLGANVYDESTGDPALQEYDVIETANGASIAFIGVVTQETPSLVTPAGIAGLDFGDPADAVDRVIEENTEVADADAIVVLIHDGGANAAAVTDTATHFGRFVQDMADRGDIAGIFSGHTHVMYEVAVDGMPVIQTGSFGANLGRITLSFAVTGSGDTRELSLSGAASDMIPLSWKDDEGATVYYPVPEGNDVVDAVKDVVRTAVEAAEELGGQVIGHVSDDLNRAVQSEVDAETGEPIENRGGESTIGNLIADAQIWAIDEQAATDDLPVVAFMNPGGIRTDIKYGTDGTVTYKQAATVQPFANTLNTFDLTGAQIKQVLEEQWQPEGASRPFLKLGLSGMWYFYDPAAPTGEHITYVEIGGEQLDPDATYRVVANNFLASGGDNFTTLGEGADYADSGIVDLAAFVDYFKAAEAAGEVVTPDYDQRAIGVHWNTSQEDTYRVGEEISLDLSSMLFSTNEPKPEVLGLALVNPDTEETVDLGTTPLDPSIVDTTDEVGRAQVRLTVPEIDGLGEDPQAWRLQVTDAVNGYSVWFGVALTAAAASPTPTDTASPTPTPTTSATPAPTPSVTVPGGSMPDTGADVDLAAIVGVLLLLNGAAAVAVARRRRSSARD
- a CDS encoding nitroreductase family deazaflavin-dependent oxidoreductase, giving the protein MPLEGTYEPSSDPAAAWAREQAELYEGSGGTKGTTLHGRPVVLVTSIGARSGRLRKTPVMRVEHEGEYAVIASKGGAPNHPAWYHNLVAHPQVELQDGADRHDYIAREVSDPERARWWARAVDAFPPYASYQEKTDRLIPVFVLTRMSD
- a CDS encoding IS1380 family transposase; its protein translation is MQLSHVSSVRFDDPNLVGVAGLVPVMALAERAGLSALVGEHLSLSGAGSANPGAKVLALVAGMTAGADSIDDMDLLRHGGMGKLFQDARAPSTLGTFLRAFTFGHVRQLDAIASRFLTRLAGQAPVLAGAGQIAYVDIDDTIKETYGYAKQGAGYGYNKVKGLNALIATVATPVAAPVIVGTRLRRGPANSARGAGKFVADSLAAARTAGAGGVVILRADSAYYSREVAAAAGRAGAHFSLTARMNPAITAAITSIDAQAWTPIRYPNAIWDEDEGRLISDAQVAEIPFTAFTSRPKAEHISARLIVRRVKRLNPAATRAGQDELFATYRYHAVFTDSPLSMLEAEKAHRAHAIIEGVHADLRASALAHAPSGKFTANAAWLVLAAIAFNLTRAAGTLASLFHARATTATIRDHLIRVPARIASSARRLIMHLPRNWAHQGPWEALYVAACGPPPAPAT